The genomic region GCAAAAAGAACTATACGGGGTCGTTTTTACGGACACAACCGGACGCAAGAGCCAATAAATTCGGGGATTCCCCAATGGTGACTGGGCTTTATATGACCCTCCTAAGGGGAAGGTTGGCCGTTCGAACCGGCCCTGGGACACCACATAATCGTTCCTGCCCCCGCGGCCGGAACGTCAGCAAGCCCCGATCAGATTTATCTGGCGGGGCTTTTTTGTGGCCGGGCGTTTGAGTGCGGCAGTCTTTTCAAACACCAACCGAACCTTGCCCGCGTTTGAGGTTCACACGGGAGGCATGGGTGGGGCGGAGCAAGTACTCGTCTGCATCGTGTACCTCGCAGGTCACTGTCGAGCGTCTGACACGTAGCCAATTGGCATGAGCAAAATATTCCCCGGCAACCGCGTGTTTTGGCTGTCCGGACCCGACGACCCGGGACTATCATTCCGGTAGTCCTGACACCCACTGCAAGGAGCCGCTCGGAACGCCGATGCGCCAGATCTGGAAACCTTTTCGAGCCCTTTATTTTGCTTCCCTGATGATGCTGATCGGCTCTGGCCTGCTCAGTACTTACCTGGCCTTGCGCTTGGCGGCAGATCACGTCGACAGCCTGTGGGTGGGTGCGTTGATGGCTGCCAACTATTTTGGCCTGGTATTGGGGGGCAAGATCGGTCACCGCCTGATTGGCCGCGTCGGGCATATCCGTGCCTACGCCACCTGTGCAGGGATCGTCGGCGCGGCGGTGTTGGGCCACGGGCTGATCAACTGGCTGCCAGCCTGGATTGTGCTGCGGATGATTGTCGGCCTGGGCATGATGTGCCAGTACATGGTCATCGAGAGTTGGCTTAACGAGCAGGCTGAAGCCAAGCAACGCGGTGCGGTGTTCAGCGGCTATATGATTGCGTCGTACCTGGGCCTGGTGCTGGGCCAACTGATCCTTGTGATGCACCCTGAGTTGGGCCTTGAGTTGCTGATGCTGGTCGCGCTGTGTTTTGCGCTGTGCCTGGTGCCGGTGGCCATGACTCGCCGTATTCACCCGGCACCCCTGCATCCGGCGCCGATGGAGCCGCGCTTCTTTATCAAGCGGGTGCCGCAGTCCCTCAGTACGGTGTTGGGGGCCGGGCTGATTGTGGGTTCCTTCTATGGTTTGGCGCCGCTTTACGCGTCCCAGCAGGGGCTGACTACGGAGCAGGTCGGTCTGTTCATGGGTAGCTGTATTTTCGCCGGGCTGCTGGTGCAGTGGCCGTTGGGCTGGTTGTCCGATCGGTATGACCGCGCGCTGTTGATTCGCTGCTTTGCCTTGTGCCTGGCGGTGGCTGCGTTGCCGTTGGCGATCATGACCCAGGTGCCGTTGGAAGTGCTGTTTGTCGCAGGCTTTCTCTGTTCTCTGGTGCAGTTCTGCCTCTACCCGCTGGCCGTGGCGTTTTCCAACGACCACGTCGAGGGTGATCGCCGGGTGTCGCTTACGGCGATGTTGCTGGTGACCTACGGTATCGGCGCCAGTGTCGGCCCGCTGTTGGCCGGTGTGGTGATGAAGCTGTTCGGCAGCCACATGCTGTATGCGTTTTTCAGCCTGTGTGCGTTGATCCTGGTGTGGCGCATCCGGCCCAAGGCCGTCACCAACCTTCATCAGGTGGACGATGCACCGCTGCATCACGTGGCGATGCCTGACAGCATGTCCAGTTCGCCGCTGGTGGCGTGTCTCGACCCGCGAGTGGACGAGCAGGTGGTGCAGGAGCAGATGCAGACCGCGGTTCCGGACCCTGAGCCTGAAGTCGATCCCGAGGTGGAGGGGCCATCACCCGTCACCGAGCCCCCGGAGCATCCGGACCCGGATGATCACCCTCACGACTTGAGCAGGGCGCGCCCCTGAAAGCAAAAACGGGCAGTTCCCTTGAGGAACTGCCCGTTTTTCTATCGCGATCTTTAGTGTTTAAAAATCATCGTCCTTGTCGAAGCGGCGAGCTTCACGCTGCAGTTGATACACAAACCGCTCGACCTGACGCTGCACCAGCCCGCTCATGTTATGAAAGCGTACGCCGGCGAAGGTGGTGTTGATCCTTTCTTCGAAGTGCAGGTAACGCAGTTCCACCGAGGTGGTCATGCTGCCAAAGGGCAGGGCGGCGATAAACCGGTCGTAGACCTGGCCCAGTTGCAGGCGCTCGGAGATGTCCCCTTCGAAACGCAATTTGCAGCCGGTGGCGGAAATGTCCAGCAACTTGCCACTGATGGGGGCCTTGAGTTTCTCGCCACCCAGTTCGACGCTGACCAGTTGCGCCAGCTTCAGGGCGGCGCGGAAGGCATTGCGACGCTGATGGTAGATCACTTCGTCGGGCATGCTGCCGCGGTAGATGCGGTGGCCGCCAGCTTCGTCGATGGTCAGGGTGCCGTTGCTTTCCCAGGCCACTCGCACGCCATCGTGGAAACCTTCGATACGGAAAGCTTCGCCATTCTCAAGGTAGCGTTCGCCGTCCCGCGGGATCATTTCGTCCAGGGCCAGCGTCTTGCTGTCCCGGTCGATTTCCACCAGGTAGCTTTGAAAGCGCTGGTTGCGTTCGTGGAAGGTGATGATCAGCGGATCATGGCTCTCTTGTAGCATCCGCAAGGTGCCCGCGATTTCCAGCGGCGTGGTAAGTACCTTGGGTGGCTGCGGAGCATCTTCCGCGTTAGGGGCGTTGAACACGGTTCTTCCATCTCCAGACAAAATACGACTACACGCAAGTGCTTTCATTTTGCCAGCATGTGACGCGCCTTGGATAGGGCGCGCGTGAGCTGGTTTCAGGCTTGGCTGCGGGTGCTTGGCTTGGCCAGGCGTGAGGTGGAGCCTTGAGCGTTGTAGAGGGCCGGAGGCTCGCCGCCGTGGAGGATACGCAACTGGTTGGCGGTGGTGGCTTGTTGCAGCTGGATCGCCTGGCCGTTGAGGAGGTTGGTTTCCTGGCACAGGGTCAGCAATTGGTTGAGTTCTTTGCTTTGGGCCAGCAACTGGTCGCCCACCGTAGAGTGGCTGGCGAGTTGCTCCAGGCCTTTGTGGTCGGCCGAAAGGCCCAGGCTGACGAGAATCTGGCTGCGCTTCTTGCCGTGCTGTTCCAGCAGGACGATCAGCGATTGCTTGCGCGCCAGAATTTCTTCCAGCATGCGCA from Pseudomonas yamanorum harbors:
- a CDS encoding MFS transporter; translation: MRQIWKPFRALYFASLMMLIGSGLLSTYLALRLAADHVDSLWVGALMAANYFGLVLGGKIGHRLIGRVGHIRAYATCAGIVGAAVLGHGLINWLPAWIVLRMIVGLGMMCQYMVIESWLNEQAEAKQRGAVFSGYMIASYLGLVLGQLILVMHPELGLELLMLVALCFALCLVPVAMTRRIHPAPLHPAPMEPRFFIKRVPQSLSTVLGAGLIVGSFYGLAPLYASQQGLTTEQVGLFMGSCIFAGLLVQWPLGWLSDRYDRALLIRCFALCLAVAALPLAIMTQVPLEVLFVAGFLCSLVQFCLYPLAVAFSNDHVEGDRRVSLTAMLLVTYGIGASVGPLLAGVVMKLFGSHMLYAFFSLCALILVWRIRPKAVTNLHQVDDAPLHHVAMPDSMSSSPLVACLDPRVDEQVVQEQMQTAVPDPEPEVDPEVEGPSPVTEPPEHPDPDDHPHDLSRARP
- a CDS encoding flagellar brake protein, yielding MFNAPNAEDAPQPPKVLTTPLEIAGTLRMLQESHDPLIITFHERNQRFQSYLVEIDRDSKTLALDEMIPRDGERYLENGEAFRIEGFHDGVRVAWESNGTLTIDEAGGHRIYRGSMPDEVIYHQRRNAFRAALKLAQLVSVELGGEKLKAPISGKLLDISATGCKLRFEGDISERLQLGQVYDRFIAALPFGSMTTSVELRYLHFEERINTTFAGVRFHNMSGLVQRQVERFVYQLQREARRFDKDDDF
- the flgN gene encoding flagellar protein FlgN, with the protein product MHDENLLQLIIEDLPPAQQLLELLREESLALFGRDMRMLEEILARKQSLIVLLEQHGKKRSQILVSLGLSADHKGLEQLASHSTVGDQLLAQSKELNQLLTLCQETNLLNGQAIQLQQATTANQLRILHGGEPPALYNAQGSTSRLAKPSTRSQA